TGGGCGGTGGTTGAGGTTGGAAGGGGGTGTACCACATCCATTGGGCGCGTTCGCCGGTGGGCCCGGGGTAGGGGCCGACGTCGGGTGGGCTGGTGGTGGGTGGTCGGGCCAGCGATCCGGGCAGCAGGATGGCGCCGTCGCGGTCGGTGACGGTGAGGTGGTCGGCGTCGCCGGTGATGGTGATCTCCCCGCGGTGATGCTCGCGGTGGTGATACGGACATAGCAGGATCAGATTGATCAGCTCGGTGGGGCCGCCATGTTCCCAGTGCCGGATGTGATGAGCGTGCAGGCCGCGGGTGGCCCCGCAGCCAGGCACCGCGCAGCAGGGGTGGCGGTGCTCGAGGGCGCGGCGCAGCCGCCGGTTGATCGTGCGGGTGGTGCGCCCGGCGCCGATCGGGCGGCCGTCGCGCTCAAACCACACCTCACAGGTGGCATCACAGGTCAGGTACTGGCGGTCGCACTCGGTGAGCAGCGGGCCCAGGTGCAGTGCGGCGGCGGGCTTGTCGACGTCGAGGTGCACCACCACGGTGGTGTGCGCGGCGTGTGGGCGGGCGGTGGCCTCAGCGTCCCAGCCGGCCTCGATCAGCCGCATAAACGCATCCATCGTGTCAGGCATCGGCGGCGCGGACTCCGACTCGCCGCTGTCGGCGCGGTCGTGTTTCCACTGGGTGATCAGCGCCTCCCGATGCGAGGCCAGCGCCGCCTCGAACGTCGCCGCCTGCGGGGCCGCCAGGGTGATCCGCCAACACGTGGCCTCATCGGTGCTGGTTTTGCTGATCGCCGGGGGCGGGCGCCGATCCGGTTTCGGGCGCGGTTCGCCCTTGATCGCGGTGCGCAACTGGCTGACCGAGGCATAGCGGGCCAACTGCTCATAATGAGCGTCTGAGCCGTCCCCGGCCCGCGCGGCGATCACCCCCACCTGATCCAGCGACAACCACCCCTCGCGCAGGCCTGCCACACACCGAGGAAACTCCCGGGCCCGCCGCGCCACCGTCGCGATCGTCTCGGCATTGCCCCGGGTGGTGCCCAGCTTCCAGGCCACCACCGCGGCCACCGAGCGCGCCCCCGTCATCCCCCACAACCCGTCCCCGTCGATCTCCGCGACGATCTCCACGATCCGCCCGTCGATCGCGTTGCGCTGCCCCGCCAACTCCGACAACTCCTCGAACAACACATCCACACGCTTGACCGGAGGCCGCTGAAATGAGCCCGCCAAGGCAGTCACCGACATAACCCCATCCTCCCACCGGGGTCTGACAACTGTCGGCCACCGAACCGACTCCCCAAGCGGGACAGCCGGATTGGCCAATGCAGCTACATCGTCCGCGCCCGAGCCACCTGAACGGCGCCGTTGCCGGTGATCAACCACAGGGTGGCGAGCTGACCGATCAGCTCATCCACCGACAGGTCCACGTCACCATTGACGAAAGCGAGGATCGCCTCGGCCGTCCCGCCGACGATGAACGACGGCGCCACCTTGGCCAACGGATCTGCCTCCAGTTCGACATCGTGCACCGCGCGGCCGTGGTCGATCAGCACGTCGGTCAGTCGGTGCATCACCGTGTTGCGGTGCGCCTGCAGTTCGGGTGAGGCCGCGACGCCACCAAGCAGGACCCGGGCCCGCCGGGGATCGTCGACCAGGGCGCGTACGGCGGCCGCCACACCGGCCAGCGCCTGCGCCTCCAGTGGCTGCTCGATGACCGCCTCGACGGCCGTCAAGGTTGCCGCGCGAACCTCGTCCGCGATGTCGTCGACGACCGCTGCCGACAGCGTGTCGACGTCAGCGAAGCTCTCGTAGAAGTATCGCTTGTTCAATCCGGCTGCGGCGCAGAGCTTGTCGACCGTGACGCTGCGCCATTCATTACGGGCCATCGCGTCCATCGCCGCATCCAGCAGCCGCCGGCGCCGCAGCCGGCGGCGCTCCGGTGCGGACTGCCCACCGTAGGCCCGCTGAGGTGACTCGGACACAGTCAAATACTCGCAGCCGTTGACAACACCACCAAACTCTGGCACATTTTCGTACCAGATATTTGGCACAACTTCGTACCAGAATCGCGGCAGACGGAGGGCACATGACGAAAGCAGCCACCAACACCAAGACGCCCGAGTTGCATGCCTCGGTTCTTGACGATCTTCGGCAACTGGCCCGCACCGCGCCGGTGCTGGCGCGCCGCCAGGGCTGGGACTACCTGCGCGAGTTGGGCAGCAGCGGTCGACGCGACCAACTGGCCGCCCTGTTCGCACGCGGCGATGCCCCCGAGGGGCCGCACGGCGCGCTGGAAGGCCTGATCATCGGCAACCTGTTCGGCATCCCGGAGGCGTACCTGGCCAACCCGCTGCTGAAAATCGATCCGACCTGGCGCGGCAAGACATTCGAGGCAGACACCGGTTTCAACCGGCTGGCCCCGCTGGCCAGATACGCCATGCCGGTGATCGCGCCGCTGTACCGAGGGTTGCGCCGGGTGGGGGCCGAGATGGAGGGCTTCGGCTTCAACCACCGCATCGACACCGCCGCCATCTCGCCGTACAACACCGTGCGCGCACTGGACTACAGCCCCGAGGAATACGGCAATCCCAGCGTGCGGACCTTCCCGATCAAACGGACCCGCGACGAGATTGTGGAACTGCTGCCCGGCCTCTACCTGGGGCGGGCGCTGCTGACGATGCACAGCGGCGAGGTGCGACTCATCGCTTACTTCGGTTTGCGGGAGTTCACCGATGAGAGCGCCACGCGATGATCAAACTCAAGGGAGCCGTCGTCTGCGTCACCGGTGGCGCGCGCGGCATCGGCCGCGCCACGGCCAACTCGCTGGCAGCGCGCGGAGCCACCGTATGGATCGGTGACCTGGATGCCGATGAGTGCTTCCGCACCGCCCGCGAGATCGGGGTCAAGGCAGCACATCTGGACGTGACCGACGAATCCAGCGTCGCAGCGTTCCACCGCGCCGCATCCGCGGACGGGCCGGTGTCGATGCTGGTGAACAACGCCGGCATCCAGTACATGGGTTCTTTTGTGGACCAGAAACTTTCGGCATATCACCGCGAAGTGGCGGTGAACCTGGTGGGCGTCATCAACGGGATGCACATATTCCTGCCCGAGATGCTCGAGCGCAACTACGGCCACGTCGTCAACGTGGCGTCGATGGCGGCCAAGGTCACCACTCCCGGCATTTCCGTCTACTGCGCGACGAAGTACGCGGTGGCGGCACTTTCGCGCGCGGTGCGCGCCGAGATCGCCGACACCGACGTCACCATCACCACGCTGATGCCGACGGCCGTGCACACCGAGTTGACCGCAGGCGTGTCGCTGAACCTGCTACCAACCAGGCAGCCCGAGCAAATCGCCGAGACCATCTCCGACAGTGCGCGACGCCCCGGGCGGGAGGTCACCGTGCCGTGGTGGCTGGCACCGTTCGGAGCCATCGAGGAAGTGACACCCGAACCGTTGATGCAACGCCTCAAGCGGATCGCGACCCGCAACGAACCCCCCGGCCATTTCGACGAACACCGGCGCCGCGGCTACCTGGACCGGATCGGTTAGAAAGCTTTTAGAAGGACGCAAGAAAGGCACAAGGCCTGCACCAGAGACTCACTTCAACAGGAACAATCCGTCCACACCGAAGTGACCAAGCAGGCCAACATGACCACTCTCCGAACGATCGAACTGCACGGCGAACGTGTCGCGTACCGCGACGAGGGCGCCGGCGAGGTGCTGCTGCTGATCCACGGGATGGGCGGCAACTCCAACAACTGGCGCGAGATGATCCCCGCGCTCGCCAAGAAGTATCGCGTCATCGCACCGGACCTGATGGGCCACGGTCAGAGCGCCAAGCCGCGGGGCG
This genomic stretch from Mycobacterium paragordonae harbors:
- a CDS encoding HNH endonuclease signature motif containing protein, with amino-acid sequence MSVTALAGSFQRPPVKRVDVLFEELSELAGQRNAIDGRIVEIVAEIDGDGLWGMTGARSVAAVVAWKLGTTRGNAETIATVARRAREFPRCVAGLREGWLSLDQVGVIAARAGDGSDAHYEQLARYASVSQLRTAIKGEPRPKPDRRPPPAISKTSTDEATCWRITLAAPQAATFEAALASHREALITQWKHDRADSGESESAPPMPDTMDAFMRLIEAGWDAEATARPHAAHTTVVVHLDVDKPAAALHLGPLLTECDRQYLTCDATCEVWFERDGRPIGAGRTTRTINRRLRRALEHRHPCCAVPGCGATRGLHAHHIRHWEHGGPTELINLILLCPYHHREHHRGEITITGDADHLTVTDRDGAILLPGSLARPPTTSPPDVGPYPGPTGERAQWMWYTPFQPQPPPTTN
- a CDS encoding TetR/AcrR family transcriptional regulator translates to MSESPQRAYGGQSAPERRRLRRRRLLDAAMDAMARNEWRSVTVDKLCAAAGLNKRYFYESFADVDTLSAAVVDDIADEVRAATLTAVEAVIEQPLEAQALAGVAAAVRALVDDPRRARVLLGGVAASPELQAHRNTVMHRLTDVLIDHGRAVHDVELEADPLAKVAPSFIVGGTAEAILAFVNGDVDLSVDELIGQLATLWLITGNGAVQVARARTM
- a CDS encoding SDR family NAD(P)-dependent oxidoreductase, coding for MIKLKGAVVCVTGGARGIGRATANSLAARGATVWIGDLDADECFRTAREIGVKAAHLDVTDESSVAAFHRAASADGPVSMLVNNAGIQYMGSFVDQKLSAYHREVAVNLVGVINGMHIFLPEMLERNYGHVVNVASMAAKVTTPGISVYCATKYAVAALSRAVRAEIADTDVTITTLMPTAVHTELTAGVSLNLLPTRQPEQIAETISDSARRPGREVTVPWWLAPFGAIEEVTPEPLMQRLKRIATRNEPPGHFDEHRRRGYLDRIG